In Desulfomonilia bacterium, a single genomic region encodes these proteins:
- a CDS encoding GMC family oxidoreductase gives MIKECKDIKGHVDIKADVCIIGSGAGGAVVAKELAVKGLKVVVLEEGGYFTEKDFNQDPGNMMGMMYRDGGATIAFGLPPVSITMGMTVGGTTTVNSAICMRTPRGVVEKWITEYGCEGIDYDVLSGYFDKVEREINVTELSEDILGNSYQIVKRGANALGYEAKPLKHNVRDCKGAGSCQWGCIRGAKQSMDVTYIPGAAAAGADIYANCRATKVNVENGRVRGVEGLIIDPMTKRRRYRVKVKADVVCLAMGALITPAFLLKNRLANTSGLVGKGLTIHPCGRVVAEMDEEVNGHYGVSQGCYIDAFMDEGIMLEGMFVPPGVMAMALPGVGEEHKYLMKHYKNLAAFGVMISDSTRGSVKPAMFGQAFRAYYSMNREDAGKLHKGLCITAEMFLAAGAKRVFTCCSTMPVINSREELNRFRNLKIKPWHFEIMAFNPLGTCRMGNDPGKSVVDTNLESHDIKGLFIPDGSPFPTSLGVNQQVTIMAFAARCAEYISSNIKKYKGE, from the coding sequence ATGATTAAGGAATGTAAGGATATAAAGGGCCATGTAGATATAAAGGCCGATGTATGCATTATCGGTTCAGGCGCCGGAGGGGCAGTCGTTGCAAAGGAGCTTGCCGTAAAGGGGCTTAAGGTCGTAGTGCTGGAAGAGGGCGGATATTTTACAGAAAAAGATTTCAATCAGGACCCCGGCAACATGATGGGTATGATGTACCGTGACGGCGGGGCAACGATCGCTTTTGGATTGCCTCCGGTGTCAATAACAATGGGCATGACGGTAGGCGGTACGACGACTGTCAATTCCGCGATATGCATGAGAACGCCGCGCGGTGTCGTTGAAAAATGGATCACTGAATATGGCTGCGAAGGTATCGATTATGACGTGCTGAGCGGATATTTCGATAAAGTCGAAAGAGAGATCAATGTTACGGAGCTGAGTGAAGACATACTTGGGAATAGCTATCAGATAGTGAAGAGAGGGGCAAACGCTCTGGGGTATGAGGCAAAGCCGCTCAAACATAACGTCAGGGACTGTAAAGGCGCCGGAAGCTGCCAGTGGGGCTGTATCAGGGGCGCCAAGCAGTCAATGGACGTAACATATATTCCCGGTGCGGCTGCAGCGGGTGCTGATATATACGCCAATTGCAGGGCTACAAAGGTTAATGTCGAGAACGGTCGCGTCAGAGGTGTTGAAGGTCTCATAATCGACCCGATGACAAAAAGGAGGCGCTACAGGGTAAAAGTAAAGGCCGATGTGGTCTGCCTTGCAATGGGGGCTCTCATAACTCCAGCATTCCTGCTTAAGAACAGACTTGCCAACACATCCGGCCTTGTCGGAAAAGGTTTGACGATCCACCCGTGCGGAAGAGTTGTGGCCGAGATGGACGAAGAGGTGAACGGCCATTACGGGGTTTCACAGGGCTGTTATATAGACGCCTTCATGGATGAGGGCATAATGCTTGAAGGGATGTTTGTCCCGCCCGGGGTTATGGCAATGGCGTTACCCGGTGTGGGGGAGGAGCACAAATACCTTATGAAGCATTATAAAAATCTTGCTGCTTTCGGTGTCATGATTAGCGACTCGACCCGGGGCAGTGTGAAACCGGCAATGTTCGGTCAAGCCTTTCGGGCGTACTATTCAATGAACCGGGAGGATGCGGGGAAGCTTCACAAGGGATTGTGCATAACTGCGGAGATGTTTCTTGCCGCCGGCGCTAAAAGGGTATTCACCTGCTGCAGTACCATGCCGGTCATCAACAGCAGGGAGGAGCTTAACCGCTTCAGAAACCTCAAAATTAAACCATGGCACTTTGAGATCATGGCATTTAATCCGCTGGGGACATGCCGTATGGGAAATGATCCCGGAAAATCAGTTGTCGATACAAATCTTGAATCTCATGATATAAAAGGCCTGTTCATACCTGACGGCAGTCCGTTTCCGACTTCGCTAGGCGTCAATCAGCAGGTAACAATAATGGCGTTTGCCGCAAGATGTGCGGAATATATTTCATCGAATATAAAAAAATACAAAGGGGAATAA
- a CDS encoding alpha-galactosidase — protein sequence MQITFDENKQIFHLRAGGASYIMKAAYGELLHLYWGKALSDPDCSYLLRPAMRAFSPDTHPDELGISLDILPLEYPSSGTGDFRQPAFIVETADGARLAELKYSGHKILTGKPALPGLPSTYIEMLYEADTLIVEMRDDVIGLAVELTYTTFRNYDAIARSARFINNSGSDIKILNAMSASVDFMDANYDMLQLSGAWARERHVEIRPLAPGTQSIESRRGTSSHQQNPFMALISKGCTEFSGEAYGFSLVYSGNFLATVEVDQFSTARASVGINPYCFSWVLKPGESFQTPEAVLVYSAEGISGMSDTYHRLYRNNLCRGIHRDIPRPVLINNWEATYFEFNEEKLLEIAKAASAIGVELFVLDDGWFGVRNEDNCSLGDWVVNTDKLPGGIKGIAEKVNALGMKFGLWFEPEMISKDSDLYRAHPDWCLHVKGRRRTDSRNQLVLDLSRPEVCNYIINSVSAVLKSAPIAYVKWDMNRSLLEVASISLSSEKKQETFHRYMLGLYRVLETITSAFPEILFESCSGGGGRFDPGMLHYMPQTWTSDDTDAVERLKIQHGTSIVYPVISMGAHVSAVPNHQVHRSTPLIARIHTAMAGNLGLELDLSKLSQDETAILKTHIDLYKKEIRDTVQFGRMYRLISPFESNMTAWLFVNEDQSKAVLFFFRVLAEAQEPFRTIRLTGLDPEKTYREAVFGARYKGDTLMKAGLPSPIFIGDYGSALIRFEAV from the coding sequence ATGCAGATAACGTTCGATGAAAATAAACAGATATTCCACCTGAGAGCGGGTGGCGCCAGCTATATAATGAAGGCCGCCTATGGTGAACTCCTGCATCTGTACTGGGGAAAGGCCCTGAGCGACCCGGACTGCTCGTACCTGCTCAGGCCTGCCATGAGAGCGTTCTCTCCGGATACCCACCCTGACGAGCTTGGCATATCTCTCGATATCCTTCCTCTTGAATATCCGTCATCAGGCACAGGAGATTTCAGGCAGCCAGCATTCATCGTCGAGACCGCGGACGGAGCAAGACTGGCAGAGCTCAAATATTCAGGCCATAAAATACTTACCGGCAAACCGGCGCTTCCCGGCCTTCCTTCAACTTATATCGAGATGCTCTACGAGGCGGATACGCTCATCGTCGAGATGAGGGATGACGTCATCGGGCTTGCGGTGGAACTCACATATACCACCTTCAGAAATTATGACGCCATCGCACGTTCGGCCAGGTTTATCAATAATTCCGGTTCCGATATAAAAATATTGAACGCCATGAGCGCAAGCGTCGATTTCATGGACGCAAACTACGATATGCTCCAGCTCTCGGGAGCATGGGCGCGCGAAAGGCATGTCGAAATCAGGCCGCTCGCGCCGGGCACCCAGTCGATTGAAAGCAGGCGCGGTACATCCAGCCACCAGCAGAACCCTTTCATGGCGCTTATCAGCAAGGGATGCACGGAATTTTCGGGCGAGGCCTACGGGTTCTCCCTCGTCTATTCGGGCAATTTCCTCGCCACGGTCGAGGTCGATCAGTTCTCGACAGCAAGAGCCTCGGTAGGCATAAACCCATACTGTTTCTCATGGGTACTCAAACCCGGCGAAAGCTTTCAGACGCCCGAGGCAGTTCTGGTCTATTCAGCAGAAGGGATTTCCGGCATGTCGGACACGTACCACAGGCTCTATCGGAACAACCTGTGCAGGGGCATCCACAGGGACATTCCCCGGCCTGTTCTTATCAATAATTGGGAAGCAACCTACTTTGAATTCAACGAGGAGAAGCTTCTCGAAATTGCAAAGGCCGCTTCAGCAATCGGGGTCGAGCTTTTCGTACTCGACGACGGCTGGTTCGGCGTTCGCAACGAGGACAACTGCTCTCTGGGCGACTGGGTCGTGAACACGGACAAGCTCCCGGGCGGCATAAAAGGGATTGCCGAAAAGGTCAACGCGCTCGGCATGAAATTCGGACTCTGGTTCGAACCCGAGATGATATCAAAGGACAGCGATCTCTACAGGGCTCACCCTGACTGGTGCCTTCATGTAAAAGGAAGAAGACGGACCGACTCGAGAAATCAGCTCGTGCTCGACCTGTCCAGACCCGAGGTGTGCAACTACATCATCAACAGCGTAAGCGCCGTGCTCAAGAGCGCGCCGATCGCATACGTCAAATGGGACATGAATAGAAGCCTTCTTGAAGTCGCTTCTATTTCGCTGTCTTCAGAAAAGAAACAGGAAACATTCCACCGATATATGCTCGGACTATACCGCGTGCTCGAAACCATAACCTCCGCATTTCCCGAAATCCTCTTTGAGAGCTGTTCGGGAGGAGGCGGCAGGTTCGACCCCGGCATGCTTCACTACATGCCGCAGACATGGACCAGCGACGATACGGACGCGGTCGAGCGCCTCAAGATCCAGCATGGCACCAGTATTGTCTATCCTGTAATCTCAATGGGGGCACACGTTTCAGCTGTTCCGAATCACCAGGTGCATCGTTCGACGCCTCTGATAGCACGTATCCACACGGCCATGGCCGGTAATTTAGGGCTTGAGCTCGACCTGTCGAAACTCTCGCAGGATGAAACAGCCATTCTCAAAACTCATATCGACCTGTACAAAAAAGAAATAAGGGACACAGTTCAGTTCGGTAGAATGTACAGACTTATAAGCCCGTTCGAAAGTAACATGACGGCCTGGCTTTTTGTAAACGAGGACCAGTCAAAGGCTGTGCTATTCTTTTTCCGTGTGCTTGCCGAGGCGCAGGAGCCCTTCAGGACAATAAGGCTTACCGGTCTTGACCCTGAAAAAACATACAGGGAAGCCGTATTCGGAGCCCGGTACAAGGGTGATACCCTGATGAAGGCGGGGCTTCCTTCGCCTATTTTCATTGGAGATTATGGCAGCGCGCTGATAAGGTTTGAGGCTGTTTGA
- a CDS encoding prohibitin family protein — protein sequence METGAFRSKGILIVVAVVVLVILFSARPIVVIPAGYVGVKDFFGYVSSDTLSPGIRLIIPFTKVIKMSTRSLTIMEEADTPSREGLIINLDVSLIYRIDPARAVNIYKTVGKSYQEIIVEPQLRSAIREITASYDAKTLYSAERDKLAGEVKELYSKITKDRGIITEQVLLRKIGLPTVVANAIQEKLKREQEAEQMKFVLQKEQQEAERKRIEAQGIADFQKIVAQGISPQLLEWKGIEATEKLANSQNTKVVVIGNTKTGLPIILGSDK from the coding sequence ATGGAAACAGGCGCATTCAGATCAAAAGGGATCCTTATAGTGGTTGCGGTAGTGGTGCTGGTAATCCTCTTTTCAGCAAGGCCCATAGTGGTTATTCCTGCCGGATATGTCGGTGTTAAGGACTTTTTCGGCTATGTGTCCAGCGACACGCTCTCTCCAGGGATAAGGCTGATCATCCCTTTTACTAAAGTTATCAAGATGTCCACAAGGTCCCTGACGATTATGGAAGAGGCAGACACCCCGTCGCGGGAAGGACTTATAATAAATCTGGATGTCTCTCTTATCTACAGGATAGACCCTGCCAGGGCCGTGAATATTTATAAAACAGTGGGCAAAAGCTATCAGGAAATTATTGTTGAACCCCAGCTGCGTTCAGCCATCCGGGAAATTACGGCTTCATATGATGCGAAAACGCTGTATTCGGCTGAAAGGGACAAGCTTGCGGGAGAGGTCAAGGAACTGTATTCAAAGATAACAAAAGACCGAGGCATAATAACCGAGCAGGTGCTGCTCAGGAAGATAGGCCTTCCGACGGTTGTGGCAAACGCCATTCAGGAAAAACTCAAACGCGAACAGGAGGCCGAGCAGATGAAGTTCGTGCTTCAGAAGGAGCAGCAGGAGGCCGAGCGCAAACGAATCGAAGCGCAGGGCATCGCTGACTTCCAGAAAATAGTGGCCCAGGGCATAAGCCCGCAGCTGCTTGAATGGAAAGGGATCGAGGCGACCGAGAAACTCGCCAACAGCCAGAATACAAAGGTGGTTGTCATAGGCAACACCAAAACAGGCCTGCCGATAATACTGGGAAGCGATAAATGA
- a CDS encoding carbon starvation protein A, whose product MSSIWLIICSIAAFAVAYRYYGAFIAAKVLALDPAKMTPAYKLRDGVDYQPTNKWVLFGHHFAAISGAGPLIGPVLAAQWGFLPGYSWIIVGACLGGAVHDITILLLSVRHDGKSFPDIVKSMLGRRAWLAASIATFFSLIAVLASTSVVVVNALALSSWSVFVIFITIIAALITGLWMYRIRPGKIFEASLIGIIIVLAGVFIGNPFSNSPYGHLFMFSKHTMSIILPSYILIASILPVWVLMCPRDYLSSYMKIGVVIVLAVGILLANPHLNMPALSPFLHNGPIISGGVWPFMFITIMCGAVSGWHALVSTGTTPKMLMNEKHALPIGFGAMLTEGFVAVMALIAACVLQPGDYFAINMPQDTDKQKAAYVSFVNDSSAGTQMNLNPVDLKTLEDETEEKLAGRTGGGVTLAVGMAKLFTHLPGMKKLGSYWYHFIIMFEALFIMTLLETGTRVGRYILQDVIIKESRVKTNHYDWRLNIMTSFAVCFCWGYLLYTGTLNSLWTLFGISNQLFAATVLAVGTCWILQNSAKRKYALITALPCLFLTVTATTAGVISIGRWGKAFAGIPSSDITGIIMQIILIGMAFLLIISSLYMVYMSFMRPLKGDYADNVR is encoded by the coding sequence ATGTCTTCAATATGGTTGATCATTTGTTCCATTGCGGCGTTCGCTGTTGCTTACAGATATTACGGGGCCTTTATCGCCGCCAAGGTACTGGCTCTTGACCCGGCAAAAATGACCCCGGCATATAAGCTCCGCGATGGTGTCGACTACCAGCCCACCAATAAATGGGTGCTTTTCGGGCACCACTTCGCAGCTATATCAGGTGCCGGACCGCTGATCGGACCCGTATTGGCTGCACAGTGGGGGTTCCTTCCCGGATACTCGTGGATAATAGTCGGGGCATGCCTGGGCGGCGCCGTACATGACATCACCATCCTCCTTCTCTCGGTAAGGCATGACGGAAAGTCGTTCCCCGATATCGTTAAATCCATGCTCGGCCGCAGGGCATGGCTTGCTGCTTCCATCGCGACATTTTTCAGCCTGATAGCGGTGCTGGCAAGCACATCGGTCGTTGTAGTGAACGCGCTCGCACTAAGCTCATGGAGTGTATTCGTCATATTCATAACCATCATAGCAGCACTCATCACAGGTCTCTGGATGTACAGGATCCGGCCGGGAAAAATCTTCGAGGCCAGCCTGATCGGCATTATAATAGTTCTTGCAGGCGTATTCATAGGAAACCCTTTTTCGAATTCCCCTTACGGACACCTGTTCATGTTCAGCAAACACACAATGTCGATAATCCTTCCGTCATACATACTTATCGCCTCCATCCTGCCGGTCTGGGTACTGATGTGCCCCAGGGACTACCTGAGTTCATACATGAAGATCGGTGTCGTCATCGTGCTGGCGGTCGGGATACTTCTTGCAAACCCGCATCTCAACATGCCCGCACTCTCACCATTTTTACACAACGGCCCGATAATAAGCGGAGGTGTATGGCCGTTCATGTTCATCACCATCATGTGCGGCGCGGTTTCGGGCTGGCATGCACTGGTTTCGACGGGCACGACACCCAAGATGCTCATGAATGAAAAGCACGCGCTTCCCATCGGTTTCGGCGCAATGCTTACCGAAGGGTTCGTTGCGGTCATGGCACTCATCGCCGCATGCGTGCTCCAGCCCGGAGATTATTTCGCAATCAACATGCCCCAGGATACAGATAAACAGAAGGCCGCCTATGTCTCTTTCGTAAACGACAGCTCGGCGGGAACTCAGATGAATCTCAACCCTGTCGACCTGAAAACGCTCGAAGACGAAACCGAGGAGAAACTCGCAGGAAGGACAGGCGGCGGGGTAACACTCGCCGTAGGCATGGCCAAACTCTTCACCCACCTGCCGGGCATGAAAAAACTCGGCTCCTACTGGTATCACTTCATCATCATGTTCGAGGCGCTCTTCATAATGACGCTGCTGGAGACAGGCACGCGTGTGGGCAGGTACATTCTGCAGGACGTTATAATAAAGGAGTCGAGGGTGAAAACGAACCACTACGACTGGAGGCTCAACATCATGACGAGCTTTGCAGTCTGCTTCTGCTGGGGATACCTGCTATATACCGGGACTCTCAATTCCCTGTGGACGCTCTTCGGCATATCCAATCAGCTTTTTGCGGCCACAGTGCTGGCCGTCGGCACATGCTGGATTCTTCAGAACTCTGCAAAAAGGAAATACGCTCTCATAACCGCACTGCCCTGTTTGTTTTTAACCGTTACGGCAACCACCGCCGGAGTAATAAGCATAGGGAGGTGGGGAAAAGCGTTTGCAGGCATCCCTTCAAGTGACATCACCGGCATCATCATGCAGATAATACTTATTGGCATGGCCTTTCTTCTGATAATATCGTCGCTGTACATGGTCTACATGTCTTTCATGAGACCGTTAAAGGGAGATTATGCAGATAACGTTCGATGA